Part of the Nicotiana sylvestris chromosome 2, ASM39365v2, whole genome shotgun sequence genome, aatcattactcacctcaatccggtcaaatctctagcccgcgatgcctttgcccctcgattcggcctccactctcgtcgaatctatccaaaatcagaatcatggcgtcaaaatatactaagagaacgaagcccaagcgaaaataatcaatatacgacacaaatcccgaaattaccaaaacccgacccccgggtccaTGTCTCgtaattcgataaaattcacatcaatggattcatTATCTCCCCACgatttcatacatatcaaaagtacaaaatccaaccacaataggtccctcaaaccctcaagtctaggtctccaataccaggCCCTAGTTTCTCCAATTTTAACcattaatttccattaattatggctctaatccatgaaataataccataagaacgagttttaggtccaaaatccttaccttaatgaagttcccttgaaatccctcttcaaaatcgtccaaaaagctccaaagccgacttaaaaatgatgaaatagctcaaaaatcgcgaaggacacaatttataccttctggcccaggcattttcgcatctgcggccatatacccacttctgcggtaccgcatttgcggtcaaagaACCgtttctgcggttttcacttattcTACCCtgatccgcatctgcgatgcaccaGCCACACATGCGCTATCGTAGGTGTGGTCCAGTAACCCCTTCTGCGGTTTCCTACCTCCCTAGCTCCATTTCGCTTCTGCAACTCCATTCCACATATCTGCGAGATTgcacatgcggtccccaatccgcaggtgcggaaataccagaagcagcaaaaatctgtAGCTCACCAAAATTCTAAactcctccgtcaaccatccaaaatcaccttgaggccctcgggacctcaaccaaaagcaccaacatattccaaaaccttattcaaacttgtaccaatcttcaaaacacctcaaacaatatcgagtCAACCAAAATACATCAAATTCATTaaggataggttgaccaagtcggctcacTTCATTCCAGTGGCGACTACTTATATAGCGGAGAGGCATGCTCAGATTTATGttcgggagatagtccggttgcatggtgtgcctgtttccatcatatcagacagagaccctcagttcacttcccatttctggagagtcgttcagagtgagttggggacccgtgtagagcttagCAAAACATTCCACCCTCAGACCGACAGACAATCGGAGCGGACAGTTCAAATTTTAGAGGATATTCTTAGAGCATgagtgattgactttggagggtagtgggatcagttcttgcctttagaggagtttgcgtacaacaacagctttcagtccagcatagagatggctccatatgaggctttatatagtcgacgttgtcgttctcctatcgggtagTTTGAGCCCGGTGAGTCTAAGTTGTACGGtatagatttggtacaggatgccttggataaggtaaagttgattcaggaaaggcttcgcacagctcaacccagatagaagagttacgtagATCAGAAGGCGCatgatgtatcatttatggttggcgagaaggttatCTTGAAGGTCTTGCCAATAAAGGGCATTATGAGGTACGGcaagaagggcaagttgatcccaaggtttattggtcccttttaggtgttgaggcgagttggggaagtggcctatgagcttgccttaccccccagcttatcgggagttcatccagtttttcatgtatcgatgcttcggaagtatcatgccaACCTATCCCATGTGTTGGACTTCAGTACTATCCAGCTGGATGaaagtttgggttatgaggaggagccagttgccattattgatagacatgATCACtagttgagttgcaagaggatttatgcggtaaaggtccagtggaggggccaaccggtCGAGGAtgcgacttgggagtccgaggagaacatgcagagcagatatccacacttattcagcagctcaggtacttttctatgttcgttcgaggacgaacgtttgtttaagaggtggagaatgtaacgacctgactggtcgttttgccttttcGGACCacgttcccctaaataaaacttcccaCACTTGCTTcagctaatttacgacttgcggggatggttagtttgAGGTTTAGAGGAATTTTGAGTGATATATGCCCACTTGAGTTCTTAGAATTTtcttaaaagactaagtttgacttttgtCATCCCTgattcgtgatttgacggtcccggagggtccgtgggaaaatatgggacctgaacgtatatccggaatcgaattctgaggtccctagcccgagtaatgaatttttattagaaattgttatgAAGTTTTAAGGATTCAAAAAAATTAAGTAATGATGGATTTCATGGATATCGGGCTTGAATATTGGTTCCGAAGCCTGGTACAggtccgaaatatcatttaagacttgcccgtaaaatttggtgtcaatccgagtagttttaggGCGATTTGGCCCGTTAGAGAAAagttaagaacttgaagttcataagtttgattcatttggttttagggggtgattcctagatttccgaaggttcgagtaggtccgtctcgtgatttcagacttgtcggtatattcgggcggggcccgggaaacccgagcgtcaatcggacgaggctcgagtgaagtgggAAATTTGAGAAAGGGCTGAaggttgctgcttctgtcataaccgcacctgcggttggtagACTGTAGGtgcaagaccgcagaagcggtccgtGCATCGCAGAAGCGACCCAGGGCAGGCCAagccaggaaccgcagatgcggctccgTAGATGCAGGCTTcagaccgtagaagcggtcccAGCCTTCCCTCCCCTTTTTTCGCAGATGTGGTATCATTCTCGCAGATGCAGAAATCGCTgggcagtgaggttcatttaatacgggttccaAGTCATTTTTATCACATTTTCACTCTTCCATTGACAATTTTGGGAGCTTTGGGGAGAAGACTTTCActtagcattgtgaggtaagtttatTCCACCCATCCTTAGTTTAATACTTGCgtattaggtagattaaacactaaaaattatgtaaaatcaaggggttagagaaggacctagggttttaataaaacttagatttaaccacgaaaattgTTATGGAattaattagaaatcatatattattgatccttaggttgtagagaacaacttccttcgaaaaatctaggaatccgggcacatgggcccggggtcggaaTTTAGGAAACTTGCATTAATGGttggaaaattgcttaaatagctagaattcgatcttgtatgtctatattgactagttcttacttcatttaactagtttgggattgttcggctccgaattgagcgcttggacttgttcttgataTTTGGAAGTGCGCTTTGGatcgaggtgagtctcctttctaatcttgtaagagggaatggTCCCcttaggtgtaataattgaagtAATTGACATTATATGCGGGGGCTACGtgcgcactaggtgacgagagtccgtgcgtagcgaCTATTATgttaagttcgggtagtctagggcccaaaagcatgctctacgtgatattcttgtaacttgatgTTAAATTCGGAGTTGTATAAATTATTTGATTAAGGTAAATGCAACTAGTGAGGGAACCTTATTCTATTTGGTCCTTAAAagagaatttgggaatttccTGTGAATGACTACTCCTCAGATATACGTTATTGTCtgcttatgatgattttattTATGTTTGACCGCGTCACACgtgtgattcgcgagcagggtaatagatgcatctatggttcgatccattcgaccctcggtagtgcacaatttATTTTTATGTTAGATCGGGTCGTACGTCCCTCGGTGTTATTTGTGCATGATTTTCTTAGCACTTTCTCTGTGGACTAGACTTCATatcttcttatatatatatatatatatatatatatatatatatatatatatatatatatatatatatatatatggacacTCATGATGATATTTGGAAAAAACTGTCATGCCATGCTTATTAATTATAATACCGAGGTTATTCTTGCTTATTAAAATTTCCcctcatattatttgaccttagtaagtatcgagtcgacttctcgtctctatttcttcgagattagacggatacttactgggtacatgttgtttatgtactcatactacacttctgtacttaattgtacaggatctgaggcaggtggaTCTGGTTACCAGTCTGGTGCGCATCTTTGAGCGGACTCGAGACTTCTATGGTGAGTTGTTCCCTTCCATGCCATTCAGCAGCCTGAAGAAGTCTTTCTTATGTATTTACTTTTGCTGTCTATCCTgattcggacagtaggatagtgcgattcttttatatattctactagttgcccagagcttgtgacaccaggtcttggcacacactcgAGTAGACATTTATTTTTATGTTGTATTATCACTTTGATACAGTATTGATCATTTCTGACCTCAACTTTAAATCGGAGGAATCTGCTGCGCGTAGTTTTGGTAAAGGTAAAATGAGAACTTAATTATACTTCCGCGtcggcttgcctgacaatggtgttgggcgccatcatgacctactatagaaatgggtcgtgacaacatgatatcagagcactaggttcacgtaggtctcacaagtcatgggcaaacctaatagagtcttgtagaTCAGTATGGAGacttctgtatttatcttcgagaggcgaTAGGGTATTAGGAAGggctactctttattcatttcctatcgtgaagtggttggtatactaaattccctgttctattctctcacagatggtgaggacacgcactgcTGATGTTCTGgacccgggaggagctgctccccccattgctagaggccgaggtagaggccagGGGAGGGCACCAGCCCGTAGTAGTGGACGAAGGCGTCCCAGAGTTATTCTAGTAGCACCACCAGCGGATCCTATGGGAGATCCTATTATCGAGGAGTAGGGCGAGGTGCCCGTGGTTGAGCCTAACCCAGTAGACTTCATGACAACACTGGGatttcaggaggtcatgggccgtatgctacagttcatggattctatgactcaggatggtttatttccagcagacccagCTACCTCATAGACAGGAGGGGGAGTACAGatccctactgctcaggctccagGACATGCAGCTGCAGTGTATCAAACTCTGGGTGCACTACCCGCGTATGGGTCTTAGCCAGTTGCTGCAGTGGCACCCCAGGCCAAGCCAGCTGCGGATGGCGATTCacagaagttattggatagatggactaggcttCACCCTCCCATCTTTGGGGGTGAGCGAAatgaggatgcccaggacttcatcgacaggtgcagggacagattgcacaacatgaggatattggagtcgcatggagttgacttcactacttttcagcttgaGGGCAgcgcccgtagatggtggcagtcctataTTCTTGGtagaccagcaggttctcctcccctcacttggggtcagttcacacaGTTATTCCTGGATCGGTacattccaccctctgagagggaagagctgcgGTATTAGTTTGAGCATCTTGAGTAGGGTCAGATGTCGGGGACCGATTATGAGGCAAGGTTCTCCGAGTTGTCttgccatgcactcatgatacttcccacagATGCAGAGAGAGTGCAGAGATTTGTTGCAGGTTGCACCCCACTATTCGATCGggcatggcccgagaggtggagatgggtactgagtatcagctagtgattgagattgctcgcaggattgaggggtatcgccagaggggtagagagcagatgcagcaggataagagggctagatttttgggagagttcagaggtgccccagcTAAGGATGAAGGTCACttcgggaggggtcagcccagtaGGCCCCTGCATTTAGCGCCACCACCCCCTCCCCGAGGTACTCCAGTGAGGCCTTATTTCAGTGCGATGCCGGAGAGTTCGTACCACCCACCAGCTGTTTAGGGTTCCTCCGGCGGGTATTTTGGATATTAGGGTCCCTCTAGTGATCCCTTCAGTGCCGtgccagagagttcatatcgCCTACCAACCATCCAGGGATCTTCCAATGGGTATTCGGGCTAACAAGCTCAGACTTCAGGGTAGCAGGCTATGGTACCGAGAGTATGATACGAGTGTGGAGATccgggtcacatgaagaggacctatcccagacttcggggcaaggcagtgtAGTAGGGTTAGCAGCCCATGATATCAGCACCAGCTACCCAGCCACCTAAAGGTGGAGGGCAGGCTGGTAgaggccgtcctagaggtggaggtcaggcagggagaggtcagccagctactgctcagtcaggtggaggccggCCAGCCGGCGCTCCAGCCAGATTTTATGCCCTTCCGGCTAGGCTATATGCATTGGCCTCAAAtgccgtcatcacaggtattatttccgtcGGTGGTAGGAATGCTTcgatattatttgatccagggtctactttttcatatgtatcatctctgtttgctcgtttcctgtttatttctcctgagcctttgggcactcaTGTTCATGTGTCCGCTCCCGTGGGcaattctgtggttgtggattggATCTGCTGGTCCTGTGTGGTCAAATtctgtggtttcgagactagagcagatattttgttgcttgatatgatcgattttgaggtcatcctgggcatggattggttatcttcatATCACGCGGTCCtcgattgccatgccaagactatttcACTAGTGATGCCAGGGTTGCCAAAGTTAGAGTAGAAGGGTTCCACAGTCGATACACCTAGTCGGGTTAtttctttcctgaaggctcgacatatgttCGAgaagggtgtttggcttatttagcTTATGTCCGagacaccaccgcagagtctccgaCGCTTGATTCAGTTCTAGTGGTTTGAGAGTTCGCCGATGTTTTTCCTTCTGACCTTCCTGGCATGCCTcaggatcgtgatattgatttctatattgatttggctccaggcacccagcctatatctattccaccatactgTATGGCTCctaaggagttgaaggagttgaaagagaaGCTTGAGGAATTTTTGGCGAAGGAGTTTTTAGGCCCAATGTATCGTCATGGGGCGCactagtgttatttgtgaagaagaagggtgGGACCATGCGGAGGTGTATTGAttaccgctagttgaacaaagtcaccatcaaaaacaagtatatgttgcctcgtatcgatgatttgttcgaccagttgttGGGTGATtgggtgttctctaagatagaCCTGAGGTTAGGGTATCATCacctgaagattcgggactcggatattccgaagactgcattccaaactagatatggccattatgagtttttggtgatgtcctttggcttgactaatgccctagcggcatttatggatttgatgaacagggtattcaggccttatattgattcgtttatcatcgtcttcattgacgacatcttgatatacttaTGTAGCTTGGGGGAGCATGggcagcatttgagagtagtgcttcagactttgcgagagcagaagctatatgctaagttctccaagtgtgagttttggctagagtcagtggcattcttggggaatGTTGTGTCAAGAGGGGGCATtcaggtggatcccaagaagattgaggcaattcagagttggccacgtcctacttcagtgcccgagatcaggagtttcctagggttagcaggttattacagacgATTCGTGCAGGACTTTTCATCTATAGAATCagctctgactagattgacccagaagggtgctccattccgttGGTCTGATGATTGCGAGGagagcttctagaagctcaagacagctttgactacaacatcAGTCCTTGTATTGCCTTCAGGCTTgaggatgtatacggtatattgcgacACTTCATGCATTGGCTTGGGATGTGTACTGATGTAgaaggggcgagttattgcatatacGTCGCGTCAGctaaaggttcatgagaagaattatcctatgcacgatctagagttggccgtgattgttcatgctcttaagatatggaggcattatctgtatggggcgtcatgtgaggtttatactgatcaacGCAGCTTACAGCATTtattcaagcagagggatcttaatttgaggcaacacATGTAGCTTGAGtcactgaaggattatgacatcaccattctttatcattcgGGCAtggcaaatgtggtcgcggatgccttgagCAAAAAGGCGGAGaatatgggtagtttggcattcattctagcagcggagaggccactagctttggacattcagtccttggctaacagacttgttaGGTTGGACCTTTTAGAGCCTAGCCGAGTTCTAGCATGTgtggttgctcagtcttcattattggggcagatcaaggcccgacagttcgatgatccacatttggcggttCTTAGAGAGACGGTACTTCAAGGAGGtaccaaggaggtttctattggtgaGGATGATGCTTTGCGGCTTCAGGgccgtctatgtgttcctaatgttgatggtatGAGGGAGACGATTCTAGAAGATGCtcacagtttgcggtattccattcatccgggtgtcacAAAAATGTATTGTAACTTGAGGAAGCATTactggtggcggagaatgaaaaaagacatagtggagtatgtagctagatgtttgaattgccagcaggtcaagtatgaacaccagagaccgggtggcctacttcagcagatgtctATCCCTGAGTGGAAATGTTAGCGCATCACCAtagatttcgtagttgggttgccacggacattgcggaagtttgattcagtatgggtctttgtggataggttgaccaagtcggctcacTTCATTCTAGTGGCAACTACTTATACAGCAGAGGTATGCTTAGATTTATGTTCGGGAGATAGTCTGATTGCACAGTGTGCCTGTTTTCATCATATCAGACAGAGGCCCTCaattcacttcccatttctggagagccgttcagagtgagttggggacccgtgtagagtttagcacaacattccatcctcagaccgaaGGATAGTCAGAGCAGACAATttagattttagaggatatgcttagagcatgtgtgattgactttggagggcaatGGGATCAATTATTGCCTTTAGCGAAGTTTGAGTACAACAACAGCTATTCATCCAACATAGAGATGTctccatacgaggctttatatggtcgatgttgttgttctcctatcgggttgtttgagcccggtgaggctaaaTTGTACGGTACAGATTTAGTACAGGATACCTTGgataaggtaaagttgattcaggaaaggcttcgcacagctcagcccagatagaagagttacatagatcagaaggcgcgtgatgtatcatttatggttggcgagaaggttctcttgaaagtcttgccaatgaagggcattatgaggttcgggaagaagggcaagttgatcccaaggtttattggtccctttgaggtgttgaggcgagttggggaggttgaccatgagcttgccttaccccccagcttatcgggagttcatccagtttttcatgtatcgatgcttcggaagtatcatgccgACCTATCCCATGTGTTGGACTTCAGTACTATCCAGTTGGAtaagagtttgggttatgaggaggagccaattgccattattgatagacaggatcgccagttgaggtccaagaggatttctgcggtaaaggtccagtggaggggccaaccggtCGACGAGGtgacttgggagtccgaggagaacatgcggagcagatatccacacttattcagcagctcaggtacttttctatgtccgttcgaggacgaacatttgtttaagaggtggagaatgtaacgacccgactggtcgttttgccttttcggaccccgttcccctaaataaaacttcccaCACTTGCTTcaactaatttacgacttgcgagGATGATTAGTTCGGGGTTTGGAGGAATTTTGAGTGATATATGCCCACTTGAGTTCTTAGAATTTtcttaaaagactaagtttgacttttgtCAACATTTTGAGGAGACGGACCCAGattcgtgatttgatggtcccggagggtccgtgggaaaatatgggacctgggcgtatgcccggaatcgaattctgaggtccctagcccgagtaatgaatttttattagaaattgttaatttgaagttttaaggatTCAAAGAAACTAAGTAATGATGGATTTCATGGGTATCAGGCTCGTATATTGGTTCTGAAGCCTGATACAggtccgaaatatcatttaagacttgcccataaaatttggtgtcaatccgagtagttttagggcaatttggcccgttagaggaaaattaagaacttgaagttcataagtttgattcatttggttttaggggtgATTCCTAGATTTCCGAAGGTCCGAGTAGGTCTGtctcgtgatttcagacttgtaagtatgttcgggcggggctcGGGAGCTCCGagcatcaatcggacgaggctcgagtgaagtggaaAATTTGAGAAAGGGCTGAaggttgctgcttctgtcataaccgcacctacggttagtggaccgcaggtgcgagaccgcagaagcggtccgtGCATCGCAGAAGCGGCCCAAGGCAGGCCAGGGCAGGAATCGCAGATGCGGCTCCCTTGCCGCAGATGCGGGCttcagaccgcagaagcggtcccagccttCCCTCCCccttttcgcagatgcggtctcaTTCTTGCAGATGCGGtcccttgaccgcagatgcggaaatcgctggacAGTGAGGTTTATTTAATAtgggttctaagtcatttttatcACATTTTCACTCTTCCATTGACGATTGGGAGCTTTGGGAAGAAGACTTTCActtagcattgtgaggtaagtttatTCCACCCATCGTTAGTTTAATACTTGCATATTaagtagattaaacactagaaattacataaaatcaaggggttagagcaagacctatggttttaataaaacttagatttaaccacgaaattttttatggaattaattagaaatcataattattgatccttaggttgtagagaacaacttcctttgaAAAATctcggaattcgggcacgtgggtccggggtcggaatttaggaaacttgtgttaatagttggaaaattgcttaaatagctagaattcgatcttgtgagtctatattgactagttcttacttcatttaactagtttgggattgttcggctccgaattgagggcttggacttgttcttgataTTTGGAAGTgcgctttggagcgaggtgagtgtcctttctaatcttgtaagagagaattgtccccTTAGGTGTTATAATTAAAGTAATTGTCATTATATGCGGGGACTACTtgcgcactaggtgacgagagtccgtgcgtagcgaCTATTATGTTAAGTTCGtgtctcgtacccttcttcaccttgctccttttacttactgaaacttgtgtctccctccttattcctttttaccataagagtggataggcattcttgccttagggatccttatcaagaagcttacacatcttggCATACAAATAATTTGCTGAATACCgcatatttatccatcataagcatgatgcaaaaattgagttcATCTAGCTCAACTCTTCCACAGAGTCTagggcccaaaagcatgctctacatgatattcttgtaacttgatgTTAAATTCGGAGTTGTATAAATTATTTGATTAAGGTAAATTCAACTAGTGAGGGAACCTTATTCTATTTGGTCCTTAAAagagaatttgggaatttccT contains:
- the LOC138885799 gene encoding uncharacterized protein, translating into MANVVADALSKKAENMGSLAFILAAERPLALDIQSLANRLVRLDLLEPSRVLACVVAQSSLLGQIKARQFDDPHLAVLRETVLQGGTKEVSIGEDDALRLQGRLCVPNVDGMRETILEDAHSLRYSIHPGVTKMYCNLRKHYWWRRMKKDIVEYVARCLNCQQVKYEHQRPGGLLQQMSIPEWKC